CCGGCCGGTGGTCGTCGCCGCGGTCCGGGCCACGGTGCAGCTGGCCGCCGTCTCGGCCGTCCTGCTCGCCGTCGTCCGCTCACTGTGGCTCTCCACGGCTTTCGTGCTGCTGATGCTGGCCGTGGCGTCGGTGACCTCCGCCGAACGGATCACGGGGAAGGGTGTGCGGGAAGGCCGCCCGACCGCCCGCATCCTCACCGTCGCCCTGCCGATCGTCCTCGGGACGGTGCCCGTCGTGGCGCTGGTGCTGGCCAGCGGCGCGGTGCCGCTGCGCGGTGAGGCGGTCATCCCGGTCGCCGGGATCCTGATCGGCGGGGCGATGACGGCGACGTCCCTGGCCGGACGGCGGCTGCGTGAGGAGCTGACCGACCGCCGCGGCGAGGTCGAGGCCGCCCTCGCCCTCGGCCTCCTCCCCCGGGACGCCGTCCTGCTGATCGCCCGGCCCGTCGGGGCGACCGCACTCATCCCGCCCCTGGACCAGACCCGCACGGTCGGGCTGGTCACCCTGCCCGGCGCCTTCGTGGGCGTCCTGCTCGGCGGTGGCAGCCCACTGGAGGCAGGTGCGGCCCAGCTGCTGGTGCTGGTGGGTCTGCTGGCCACCGAGGTCCTGGCCGTGTGGGCGGTCACCGAGCTGATCGCAAGGGGCGCCGTGCTCGACTCGGTACCGAATTGATCCGTCCAGGAATCTCACAGGGTGCCCACAGCGCTGAACCAGAGCGCGGCCCGACAGTGGAGCCAACCGCAGCCGCTCGGGCTGCCCGCAAGGAGGACACGACGTGACTGAGCACGGACAGCCCACCGTTCCCGGGGCCGGCCCCCGACCTGGCGCCGAGTCGCGCCCCGGTGAGCCGGAGACCCGCACCGCGACGACGCAGTTCCCGTCCTACTCCTACGGCGCCTCCCCGTGGGCACCGCCGCACGCCACGGCACCGCACGGCACGGCACCGCAGCCGCCGTCCTACCCGGGCTACGGCGGCTATCCGGCGCCCGCCGCGACCGAGACGCCCGCTGCCGCCACCCCCGCGTCCCGGAGCGCCGGGCGACTCCGCGTCGGTCTCGCCGGCCTGGTGGCCGGCGCCCTCATCGGCGGCGGTGCCGGGGCGGGCGTGGCAGTCCTGGTCGACGACCCGGCCCGCCCGTCGAGCACGGGTGCCGCCGCCGAGAGCGTCGTCATCGAGAACCCCGAGACCGCCACGACCGCCTCGGCAGCGGCCGCGAAGGCGGCCCCGAGCGTGGTGACGGTGTACGTGGCCAGCAATGCCGGTTCCGGCAGCGGCTCCGGCGTCGTCCTCACCGAGGACGGCTACGTCCTCACCAACAA
The DNA window shown above is from Blastococcus colisei and carries:
- a CDS encoding ABC transporter permease, translating into MGSSVVDLGPRLAVVLVALTALAAVGGRLSGLGQDRPVVVAAVRATVQLAAVSAVLLAVVRSLWLSTAFVLLMLAVASVTSAERITGKGVREGRPTARILTVALPIVLGTVPVVALVLASGAVPLRGEAVIPVAGILIGGAMTATSLAGRRLREELTDRRGEVEAALALGLLPRDAVLLIARPVGATALIPPLDQTRTVGLVTLPGAFVGVLLGGGSPLEAGAAQLLVLVGLLATEVLAVWAVTELIARGAVLDSVPN